One Candidatus Korarchaeum sp. genomic region harbors:
- a CDS encoding aconitase X — translation MTDEIAIKSPISWLDGIDIRTGRIVQENHPQRGQSIAGKIVRIRGSTGSTVGAYVFFALKRNNAAPAKIILEEPDSVTISAELAGIPVEIRGVSEVKLGDEELKEELRRYLEREASITGAHGFSKVKSVHISGVSYATIGDAGREWLSEVSREIKFKVAATTNPAGMDLVDWKMMGIPEDFARKQMEIVDSLVKMGALPTFTCIPYLTGNLPTYGEVVCWGESSAVAFVNSVLGAKSNREGATKTVVAAASGYTPIYGKHLDENRLPSIKVDTDPPENTLQYYLLAYYTGLHYPDSVPLYVGLKSASLPELKAISAAGAASGSIELFHIPGVTPNRISDVSRSLRVTKSDLVRLREEMSSFEGGSDLVVLGCPHLSLQELEEMRELLMGRRSLIRFWIFTARSFMPLIERSGLREIFERFGADVWYDTCMVVSPLEELGIRRVTTNSTKAAKYLKSLRRLEVELLDIREIVERYSVPS, via the coding sequence TTGACCGACGAGATCGCGATAAAATCTCCTATCTCTTGGCTTGACGGCATTGACATTAGGACTGGGAGGATAGTACAGGAAAATCATCCCCAGAGAGGGCAGAGCATAGCCGGGAAGATCGTAAGAATTAGAGGATCTACCGGATCCACCGTGGGTGCTTACGTATTCTTCGCGCTCAAGAGGAACAACGCAGCACCAGCCAAGATAATACTTGAGGAGCCTGATAGCGTTACGATAAGCGCTGAACTAGCCGGAATACCTGTGGAAATCAGGGGGGTAAGTGAAGTGAAGCTGGGAGATGAGGAACTTAAGGAGGAGCTCAGGAGGTATCTAGAGAGGGAGGCATCGATCACTGGAGCCCATGGATTCTCCAAAGTCAAGTCGGTTCATATATCGGGAGTGTCCTACGCCACTATAGGGGATGCTGGGAGGGAGTGGCTCTCTGAGGTCTCAAGGGAAATCAAATTCAAAGTCGCTGCAACCACGAATCCAGCTGGGATGGACTTAGTCGATTGGAAGATGATGGGCATTCCCGAGGACTTCGCGAGGAAGCAGATGGAGATAGTAGATTCGTTAGTGAAGATGGGGGCGCTGCCTACATTTACGTGCATCCCATACCTCACTGGAAACCTCCCAACTTACGGAGAAGTCGTTTGCTGGGGGGAATCGAGCGCCGTAGCTTTCGTGAACAGCGTCTTAGGGGCTAAATCCAATAGAGAGGGGGCTACTAAGACGGTAGTAGCAGCAGCTAGTGGGTATACTCCAATTTACGGTAAGCATTTAGATGAGAACAGGCTTCCGAGCATCAAGGTAGACACTGATCCTCCGGAGAACACGCTCCAATATTACTTGTTAGCGTACTACACCGGTCTTCACTACCCGGACTCCGTACCCCTCTACGTAGGCCTTAAATCAGCTTCTCTACCCGAGCTCAAAGCGATATCAGCTGCGGGCGCGGCTTCGGGATCAATAGAACTCTTCCACATACCCGGAGTAACTCCAAATAGGATATCGGATGTAAGTAGGTCCCTCAGAGTCACTAAAAGTGATTTAGTCAGGCTGAGAGAGGAAATGAGCTCCTTCGAAGGTGGCTCAGATCTGGTAGTACTGGGATGTCCTCACTTATCGCTTCAAGAGCTTGAGGAAATGAGGGAGCTCCTTATGGGGAGGAGATCTCTAATAAGATTTTGGATATTCACGGCGAGATCATTCATGCCCTTAATAGAGAGATCCGGATTGAGGGAAATCTTTGAAAGGTTTGGGGCCGATGTTTGGTACGATACCTGCATGGTGGTATCGCCTCTCGAGGAGCTTGGGATAAGGAGGGTCACTACCAATTCGACTAAAGCGGCAAAGTATCTAAAGAGTTTAAGGAGATTGGAGGTGGAGCTCCTCGACATAAGAGAAATAGTAGAGAGGTACAGCGTTCCTAGCTGA
- a CDS encoding ABC transporter ATP-binding protein: MILEGKDITKRFGGLIAVDDVTFGVREGEIFGIIGPNGAGKTTLFNVLTGFYRPERGRVIFQGTDITGKKPNEIAKIGLTRTWQIVKPFLGMKVLDNVLVPIYVKKGILRGISEQEAIERAEEILKFVGLSHRKDALAEALPQGERKRLEIARALATEPKLLMLDEPAGGLTPTEMDEIMEVVRRVRESGVTVVVIEHNMRVVMGVCERIMVLNFGKKIAEGTPEEIARNEEVIKAYLGERFHVGG, translated from the coding sequence ATGATTCTGGAAGGAAAAGACATCACCAAGAGGTTTGGTGGACTAATTGCCGTCGACGATGTTACCTTTGGGGTAAGGGAGGGTGAGATATTCGGTATAATAGGTCCCAATGGAGCGGGCAAGACCACCCTCTTCAACGTACTGACGGGTTTCTACAGACCTGAGAGGGGGAGGGTCATCTTCCAGGGGACGGATATCACCGGGAAAAAGCCAAATGAGATAGCTAAAATAGGCCTCACTAGGACCTGGCAAATAGTAAAGCCTTTTCTAGGCATGAAGGTCTTGGATAACGTACTAGTCCCCATCTACGTGAAGAAGGGGATATTGAGGGGTATCAGTGAGCAGGAAGCTATCGAGAGAGCTGAGGAGATACTGAAGTTCGTCGGTCTCTCGCACAGGAAGGATGCACTGGCGGAGGCACTACCTCAGGGTGAGAGAAAGAGGCTTGAGATAGCCAGGGCTCTCGCAACAGAACCCAAGTTACTGATGTTAGACGAGCCGGCTGGTGGTCTAACGCCCACCGAGATGGATGAGATCATGGAAGTCGTCAGGAGGGTCAGGGAGTCTGGAGTCACCGTTGTTGTGATAGAGCATAACATGAGGGTGGTTATGGGGGTATGTGAGAGGATAATGGTCCTTAATTTCGGGAAGAAGATCGCTGAAGGAACTCCTGAGGAGATAGCAAGGAATGAGGAGGTTATTAAAGCTTATTTGGGGGAGAGGTTCCATGTTGGAGGTTAA
- a CDS encoding M42 family metallopeptidase, giving the protein MRDGLGSLILKGGGSNGSPKVMAAGHVDEIGFIIVSIEDNGFLKFETLGGWASTTLPAQRVIVRSKKGDHVGVITSKPPHLMTPEERNKPIEIKDLFIDVGAKNKDQVKEMGIKIGDPVAPLAPFEVLRGGKAWLGKAFDDRVGTFVVMEVLRNLKERDLSHPNTYYAVATVQEEVGLRGAETAADVVNPDVFIAVDVDIAGDSPGITSAEAPAKMGEGVSIITWDRSMIPNFKLKEFVIEVAEEENIPYQLSAVRGGTDAGRIHLHSKGVPSVVLGVPTRHIHSHSSILAPDDVEAAIKLLTALIRKMDSSTVRGFYES; this is encoded by the coding sequence TTGAGGGATGGACTCGGATCGCTGATACTCAAGGGAGGTGGAAGTAACGGATCCCCGAAAGTGATGGCGGCAGGTCATGTCGATGAGATAGGCTTCATAATAGTGTCGATAGAGGACAATGGGTTCTTGAAGTTCGAGACGTTAGGGGGATGGGCCTCGACCACATTGCCCGCTCAGAGGGTCATAGTGAGGAGCAAGAAGGGAGATCACGTCGGCGTCATAACCAGCAAGCCCCCTCATCTCATGACTCCGGAGGAGAGAAACAAGCCTATTGAGATAAAGGACCTCTTCATAGACGTCGGAGCCAAGAACAAGGACCAGGTGAAGGAGATGGGAATAAAGATAGGGGATCCCGTCGCTCCACTAGCGCCCTTCGAGGTACTGAGAGGGGGAAAGGCGTGGCTGGGGAAGGCTTTCGATGATAGGGTAGGGACATTCGTGGTGATGGAGGTACTGAGGAATCTGAAGGAGAGGGACTTAAGTCATCCAAATACCTACTACGCTGTAGCGACTGTACAGGAGGAAGTGGGTCTCAGAGGAGCTGAGACAGCGGCTGATGTAGTTAATCCAGATGTATTCATAGCTGTGGACGTAGATATAGCCGGAGATTCCCCTGGAATCACTTCAGCTGAAGCCCCAGCGAAGATGGGAGAGGGAGTTTCAATAATAACTTGGGATAGGAGCATGATACCTAACTTTAAGCTCAAGGAGTTCGTAATAGAGGTAGCCGAGGAGGAGAACATCCCCTATCAGCTCTCAGCTGTCAGAGGAGGGACTGATGCCGGGAGGATTCACCTGCACAGCAAAGGAGTACCATCAGTGGTCTTAGGAGTCCCGACTAGGCATATACATTCCCACAGCTCCATACTCGCACCGGATGACGTTGAGGCAGCTATAAAGCTACTAACAGCGCTCATCAGGAAGATGGACTCGAGTACAGTAAGGGGGTTCTATGAGTCTTGA
- the argF gene encoding ornithine carbamoyltransferase encodes MALFNLRGRDYITTRDYTREELEYLIQMSMDLKKMWYSGIRVKPLEGKAVALLFKKPSTRTRNSFQAAVFRLGGFSVYMRPDELQLQRGEPVKDTARVLDRYYDALVIRTFGQEEIMEYARYMKNPVINALSDEEHPCQALADLMTIKEKFGRWEGLKMVYTGDIWNVAHSLIATAPVFGMDLMLAVPRGYEPIEEIWRFGEREAARRGTKLEIVHDLKEAVRGADIVYANTWWSMGKPEETKDKRKEDFAPFTVTPDIMSLAKEHAIFMHCLPAYRGNEMTEEVIEGRWSVVFDQAENRLWTEAAILAALI; translated from the coding sequence ATGGCCCTGTTCAACTTGAGGGGGAGAGATTACATAACGACTAGAGATTACACGAGGGAGGAGCTAGAGTACCTGATCCAGATGTCAATGGATTTGAAGAAGATGTGGTACTCTGGAATTCGCGTGAAGCCCCTGGAAGGTAAAGCGGTAGCTTTACTATTCAAGAAACCATCCACTAGGACTAGGAACTCCTTTCAAGCTGCTGTCTTCAGACTAGGAGGATTCTCCGTCTACATGAGGCCCGATGAACTTCAGCTCCAGAGGGGGGAGCCCGTGAAGGATACGGCTAGGGTCTTAGATAGGTACTACGACGCTCTTGTCATCAGGACCTTCGGGCAAGAGGAGATAATGGAGTACGCTAGGTACATGAAGAACCCGGTTATCAATGCTCTCTCGGATGAGGAACACCCTTGCCAAGCTCTAGCGGATCTCATGACGATAAAGGAGAAGTTCGGAAGGTGGGAGGGACTCAAGATGGTATACACAGGAGACATATGGAACGTAGCTCACTCCCTGATAGCAACAGCCCCTGTCTTCGGTATGGACCTCATGCTTGCGGTCCCCAGGGGTTATGAGCCGATAGAGGAGATATGGAGGTTCGGTGAAAGGGAGGCAGCTAGGAGGGGGACGAAGCTGGAGATAGTCCATGATCTGAAGGAGGCCGTTAGAGGTGCTGACATAGTCTACGCCAATACTTGGTGGAGCATGGGGAAGCCTGAGGAGACCAAGGATAAGAGGAAGGAGGACTTCGCCCCGTTCACAGTTACTCCCGATATCATGAGCCTAGCTAAGGAGCACGCCATATTCATGCACTGCTTACCAGCCTACAGAGGGAACGAGATGACCGAAGAGGTTATAGAGGGTAGGTGGTCCGTAGTATTTGATCAGGCCGAGAACAGGCTTTGGACAGAGGCCGCTATTTTAGCCGCCTTAATATAA
- a CDS encoding SIS domain-containing protein, whose protein sequence is MVLREPGVHMSAEIHEQPEAVERTLRESLNEVRDAVSRLDVSFVYVTGSGSSFHSSLALSRALMRIAGVSSTAIQASELPEWIPPDVRDSALIAISQSGESRDVLTAVESFRRISSNSPVLAITNTPDSTLCRISDAFILTRAGEERAIAATKTYTTQLVASFLLSIELAERRRRDIGDLREELLKIPHLIRETLRSSKTSVRLYADSLKGKEFGFILGKGPNYPTALESALKLRETANLHYVGYSAREFLHGPLQLVSKGTPVILILGSDVGDVAQRVRVLGGDVIRVDVGGDIPIPEVSYELSPIVTVVPMQMLSLELSILRGLDPDRPEKLTKVVR, encoded by the coding sequence ATGGTGCTGAGGGAACCAGGGGTTCACATGAGCGCCGAGATACATGAACAGCCGGAGGCCGTAGAGAGGACTCTGAGAGAATCCCTTAATGAAGTCAGGGACGCTGTAAGCCGATTGGACGTCTCCTTTGTTTACGTCACCGGTAGTGGTTCTAGTTTCCATTCATCACTCGCCCTCAGTAGAGCCCTGATGAGAATAGCTGGTGTCAGCTCCACCGCCATACAGGCTTCGGAGCTACCTGAGTGGATCCCTCCGGATGTCCGCGATTCCGCTCTGATAGCTATATCCCAGAGTGGGGAGAGCAGGGACGTTCTAACAGCTGTGGAATCTTTTAGGAGGATCTCTTCTAACTCTCCGGTTTTAGCAATAACGAACACGCCTGATAGTACACTTTGCAGAATTTCAGATGCTTTCATATTGACGAGAGCAGGTGAAGAAAGGGCTATAGCTGCTACGAAGACCTACACTACTCAACTAGTCGCTTCCTTCCTCCTATCGATAGAGCTCGCTGAGAGGAGGAGAAGAGATATCGGGGATCTAAGGGAGGAACTCCTGAAGATCCCCCACCTGATAAGGGAAACCCTACGTTCCAGTAAAACTTCAGTCAGACTCTACGCTGATAGCTTAAAGGGCAAGGAGTTCGGCTTCATTTTAGGCAAGGGCCCTAATTATCCAACAGCGTTAGAATCTGCCCTAAAGTTGAGGGAGACTGCTAACCTTCACTACGTGGGCTACTCAGCGAGGGAGTTCCTACATGGTCCCCTTCAGCTCGTGTCTAAGGGGACTCCCGTGATACTGATACTGGGATCCGATGTCGGGGATGTCGCCCAGAGGGTTCGGGTCTTAGGGGGCGATGTGATAAGGGTGGATGTGGGGGGCGATATACCCATACCTGAGGTGAGTTATGAGCTCTCCCCGATCGTGACAGTTGTGCCCATGCAAATGCTCTCCTTAGAGCTATCAATTTTAAGAGGACTCGATCCAGATAGGCCCGAGAAGCTCACGAAGGTGGTGAGGTGA
- a CDS encoding IS607 family transposase → MSERLYTIKEAKKLLGVTTWTIQQWDRQGKIRCVRTVGGRRRVPESEIKRILGLREERIIVGYARVSSSTQKDDLERQKQLISSYAKERGYGEIQILTDVGSGLNEKRKNFLKLLDMILERRVSKVIIAYEDRLTRFGFDTLRKIFSSLGTEVEVINRKEPREELIEDLITIVSRFAGKLYGLRSHKYKEVVEYVKKAVS, encoded by the coding sequence ATGTCCGAGAGGCTCTACACTATCAAGGAGGCGAAGAAGCTTCTTGGAGTCACCACCTGGACTATTCAGCAATGGGATAGACAGGGTAAGATTAGGTGTGTTAGGACCGTTGGTGGCAGGAGGAGGGTTCCTGAAAGCGAAATAAAACGGATTCTTGGTTTAAGGGAGGAAAGAATTATTGTAGGGTATGCAAGGGTTTCATCCTCAACACAAAAGGATGATTTGGAAAGACAGAAACAGCTCATTTCGAGTTACGCTAAAGAGAGAGGTTATGGTGAAATTCAAATCCTAACGGATGTTGGTTCCGGACTTAATGAAAAAAGAAAAAACTTCCTGAAACTCTTAGATATGATTTTAGAAAGAAGGGTATCTAAAGTTATAATCGCTTACGAGGATAGGCTTACGAGGTTTGGGTTTGATACCCTGAGGAAAATATTCTCATCGCTTGGAACTGAAGTAGAGGTAATAAACCGTAAAGAACCTCGGGAAGAACTTATTGAGGACCTGATAACAATAGTTTCTCGTTTTGCTGGAAAGCTCTACGGGTTGAGGTCTCATAAATATAAGGAGGTCGTTGAATACGTCAAGAAGGCTGTTAGTTAA
- a CDS encoding branched-chain amino acid ABC transporter permease — protein MLGITRDLALRSAKYYALAFTLLLPLPLAGDYITHLAIMIMLYSITAASLDILVGYTGRLSLGHAAFYAIGAYTSTLLSMNLGISPWVGILVGGVLASIFGLILGIPSLKLRGPYLAISTLGFGVIVQLMLINLDWLTRGPIGIPGIPPLPGGPLDLRSKSSFYYVALVLTLATVYVLHMISRSRVGKILMSIREDEEAALSVGVNVPLFKVLAFIISTFFAGFSGGLYAHYIRYISPAMSALSESIGILSMTIIGGFGTLVGPLMGAAVLTILQEVLRPYLEYRYLIYGALIVLVMKFFPSGIYGLVQFLVRKVRA, from the coding sequence ATGTTAGGGATAACGAGGGATTTGGCCTTAAGAAGCGCTAAATATTATGCTCTGGCCTTCACATTGCTCCTACCTCTGCCCCTAGCCGGGGACTACATCACCCACCTAGCCATAATGATAATGCTCTACTCCATAACGGCAGCGAGCCTTGATATACTCGTGGGTTACACCGGAAGGCTTTCCCTGGGGCATGCCGCCTTCTACGCGATAGGCGCATATACATCGACGCTCCTCAGCATGAACCTCGGCATCAGCCCTTGGGTAGGAATTCTTGTAGGTGGTGTCCTCGCATCCATCTTCGGGCTGATACTCGGGATCCCGTCCCTAAAGTTGAGGGGTCCCTATTTAGCGATCTCCACACTTGGCTTCGGTGTCATAGTCCAGTTGATGTTGATAAATCTAGATTGGCTCACTAGAGGACCTATAGGCATCCCTGGAATTCCCCCGCTTCCGGGGGGACCTCTCGACCTTAGGAGCAAGTCCTCATTTTACTACGTAGCTCTAGTGCTAACGTTGGCAACCGTATATGTACTTCACATGATCTCGAGGTCCAGAGTCGGGAAGATACTCATGTCTATAAGGGAGGATGAGGAAGCCGCCCTCTCTGTTGGTGTGAACGTGCCCTTATTCAAGGTCCTAGCGTTCATAATATCGACCTTCTTCGCCGGGTTCTCAGGAGGACTCTACGCTCACTACATAAGGTATATAAGCCCGGCGATGTCCGCTCTCTCCGAATCGATAGGCATCCTCTCGATGACGATAATAGGTGGATTTGGCACCTTGGTAGGTCCCCTGATGGGCGCTGCTGTGCTCACTATACTTCAGGAGGTCTTAAGGCCTTACCTGGAGTACAGGTACCTGATATACGGTGCTCTCATAGTCTTAGTGATGAAGTTCTTCCCGTCCGGCATATACGGACTCGTCCAGTTCTTAGTGAGGAAGGTGAGAGCATGA
- a CDS encoding ABC transporter ATP-binding protein has product MLEVKNVSAAYGTALALKNVTLRVGRGEIVSLIGANGAGKTTTLRVISGILKPISGEVIMDGRNIIGMEPFQIASLGLVHVPEGRGLFPEMTVLENLEMGAYLRKDKDGIKRDLEFVYSLFPVLREREKQLAGTLSGGEQQMLAIAKGLMGAPKLLLLDEPSLGLSPIMVDRIFDAISQINRDRGIPILIAEQNAYMALSISHRAYVIENGSTVMEGSGRDLLGNDYVRKAYLGI; this is encoded by the coding sequence ATGTTGGAGGTTAAGAACGTATCTGCAGCTTATGGTACTGCTTTAGCCCTGAAAAACGTGACCCTAAGAGTGGGGAGAGGGGAAATAGTCTCCCTCATAGGCGCTAATGGAGCGGGCAAGACTACAACACTCAGGGTGATTTCAGGAATCTTGAAACCGATCAGCGGGGAGGTGATCATGGACGGTAGGAACATCATTGGAATGGAGCCATTTCAGATAGCCTCACTGGGTTTAGTGCATGTCCCTGAAGGTAGGGGACTCTTCCCAGAGATGACAGTACTGGAAAACCTGGAGATGGGAGCTTACCTCAGGAAGGATAAGGACGGCATCAAGAGGGATCTTGAGTTCGTTTACTCGCTATTTCCCGTGCTAAGGGAGAGAGAAAAGCAGCTAGCTGGTACTTTGAGTGGAGGCGAGCAGCAGATGCTAGCGATAGCTAAAGGTTTGATGGGAGCACCTAAGCTCCTCCTACTGGACGAGCCCTCACTGGGTCTCTCACCGATAATGGTCGATAGGATATTCGATGCTATATCTCAGATAAATAGGGATAGGGGAATTCCAATCTTGATAGCTGAGCAAAATGCTTATATGGCTTTAAGCATAAGTCATAGAGCTTATGTTATTGAGAACGGGTCAACCGTCATGGAAGGAAGTGGAAGAGACCTTCTAGGAAATGATTACGTTAGGAAGGCTTACTTGGGGATCTAG
- the arcC gene encoding carbamate kinase, with protein MSNVVTIALGGNALLQYGQKGTFEEQLANARVTAKQIVEMIKRGYKVVITHGNGPQVGAILLQQEAGASQVPAMPLHACGAMSQGLIGYMIQQSLINELRRAGIDMPVATVVTQVLVDRRDQAFRNPTKFIGPWYGEEEAKEKDKLGWVMKYDVGKGWRRVVPSPDPIRQVEIEAIRRMVEAGIIVIASGGGGIPVVDEEELEGVDAVIDKDLAGERLASSLGSELFMILTDVEKVAINFKKENQTLLDTISLDEARRYYEEGHFPPGNMGPKVLAAIRFVERTGKIAIITSLDKAVEALDGKTGTRIVPKK; from the coding sequence ATGAGTAACGTGGTCACTATAGCCCTAGGGGGCAATGCCCTGCTTCAGTACGGGCAGAAGGGGACTTTCGAGGAACAGCTAGCGAATGCGAGGGTAACTGCTAAGCAGATAGTTGAAATGATAAAGAGGGGGTACAAAGTAGTTATAACACATGGCAATGGCCCGCAAGTGGGTGCAATATTGCTCCAACAGGAAGCTGGGGCATCTCAAGTCCCTGCGATGCCCCTCCACGCATGCGGTGCTATGAGCCAAGGTCTGATAGGTTACATGATACAACAGTCCCTAATCAACGAACTGAGAAGAGCAGGTATCGATATGCCCGTAGCTACTGTTGTGACGCAGGTCCTAGTTGATAGAAGGGATCAAGCCTTCAGGAACCCAACGAAGTTCATAGGTCCTTGGTACGGTGAGGAGGAAGCCAAGGAGAAGGACAAGTTAGGCTGGGTCATGAAGTACGATGTGGGAAAGGGATGGAGGAGAGTGGTCCCCTCTCCGGATCCCATAAGACAAGTGGAAATAGAGGCTATAAGGAGGATGGTAGAGGCCGGGATAATAGTGATAGCATCAGGCGGCGGAGGGATACCCGTCGTGGATGAGGAGGAGCTTGAGGGGGTAGATGCCGTCATAGACAAGGACCTAGCGGGGGAGAGGCTCGCCTCCTCATTGGGGTCGGAGTTGTTCATGATACTCACGGATGTAGAGAAAGTAGCCATAAACTTCAAGAAGGAGAATCAGACATTATTAGATACGATAAGTCTAGATGAAGCTAGGAGGTATTACGAGGAGGGACACTTCCCCCCTGGAAACATGGGTCCGAAGGTGTTGGCAGCGATAAGGTTCGTTGAGCGGACAGGTAAGATCGCGATAATAACCAGCCTGGATAAAGCCGTGGAGGCTCTGGATGGGAAGACCGGTACCAGAATAGTACCAAAAAAGTGA
- a CDS encoding branched-chain amino acid ABC transporter permease: MAVQPTLFMEQTVLGLMMGGIYAAVGVGLTMIFGVMKLSNFAHGEFYMIGAFLTYTLVTALGGDPYLLAPVSAIAVGLVGIALNKIVFLSLYKELREAKGAAAFFFQDLRFIMLTIGLSILFVDLALVLWGPIPIAIPSAFTSYVVKLPGGLSFSLARIMAFIVAMVSLVVLYTFLMTTKTGKAIRATSQNPSAAALVGINTYKIYDITMFISTSLAALSGGILGPIYNIYPTMGLDVVAKAFVVVITGGMGNIVGSMLAGFLIGLAEGWGGLIFGTEYRQVVAFLIMILVLWFRPQGILGGRRR, encoded by the coding sequence TTGGCCGTACAACCCACGCTCTTCATGGAGCAGACGGTCCTCGGTCTGATGATGGGTGGTATATACGCTGCGGTAGGCGTAGGTTTGACGATGATATTTGGGGTAATGAAGCTCAGCAACTTCGCTCATGGGGAGTTCTACATGATCGGGGCATTCCTCACGTATACACTAGTTACAGCATTGGGTGGAGATCCTTACCTACTGGCGCCCGTCTCAGCGATAGCCGTTGGACTCGTAGGCATAGCGCTTAACAAGATAGTGTTCCTCTCGCTTTATAAGGAGCTGAGAGAAGCTAAGGGAGCGGCGGCGTTCTTCTTTCAGGATCTGAGGTTCATCATGTTGACAATAGGTCTCTCAATACTCTTCGTAGATCTAGCCTTAGTTTTATGGGGTCCCATCCCTATCGCAATACCTAGCGCATTCACGTCTTACGTAGTAAAGCTTCCAGGTGGGCTATCGTTCTCACTCGCGAGGATAATGGCTTTTATCGTTGCTATGGTATCGTTAGTAGTTCTCTATACATTCCTTATGACGACAAAAACCGGAAAAGCTATCAGGGCGACATCCCAGAACCCCTCCGCTGCTGCTCTAGTTGGAATAAACACCTACAAGATTTACGATATCACGATGTTCATATCCACTAGTCTTGCTGCTCTTTCCGGAGGCATCCTAGGGCCTATTTACAATATCTACCCTACGATGGGGTTGGACGTTGTCGCTAAAGCGTTCGTCGTCGTCATAACAGGGGGAATGGGCAATATAGTGGGTAGTATGCTAGCGGGGTTCCTCATAGGGTTAGCTGAAGGCTGGGGAGGATTAATATTCGGAACCGAGTACAGGCAAGTCGTGGCGTTCTTGATAATGATTCTAGTACTTTGGTTTAGGCCTCAAGGGATATTAGGAGGGAGGAGGAGATGA
- a CDS encoding ABC transporter substrate-binding protein: MNWILCELGVAMPVSRNLAIGLVIIIAVVGIATAFLLTMKPAGGETVKIGLIAPLTGSLAEHGLDMKQAAILAVDEINSKGGILGRKIELVIEDTACKADLATAAVQKLITQDKVYAVVGEYCSTVTLAVQPTLMENKRLLLVPVSVATKITEQGYKYTARSCANQWMQTTQHADFIVSHLKPKTAAMLGINDDYGREGLKIWGDRVKEKGVRIVAEEYFDAGTTDFTPQLSKIKAANPDVIFVVANIRDAANILKQAHEIGLYKQFSMLGGVTSEEFLQLAGDDAIGLVHVSYFEPTSKRPAAQEFVQKFVQRWNRMPAMYSAGVWDAFMTLKYAVEKAGTWDVDKVADAIRTIRFEGAQGTIYYDEKGQAQTKVLLVQVQKVDGKLKRVILYPESDKEGEYIPPERLWGS, from the coding sequence TTGAACTGGATATTATGTGAGCTCGGTGTCGCTATGCCCGTGAGCAGGAACCTCGCGATCGGGTTAGTAATAATAATTGCCGTAGTAGGGATAGCAACGGCATTTCTTTTAACTATGAAACCTGCCGGCGGGGAGACCGTGAAGATAGGACTCATAGCCCCACTAACGGGATCCCTAGCGGAACACGGATTGGATATGAAGCAAGCAGCAATACTAGCGGTTGATGAGATCAACTCAAAGGGAGGTATCTTAGGGAGGAAGATAGAGCTCGTGATAGAGGACACCGCCTGTAAGGCTGATCTAGCTACAGCAGCTGTGCAGAAGCTGATAACTCAGGATAAAGTTTATGCTGTTGTCGGTGAGTACTGTTCAACCGTCACCTTAGCTGTTCAGCCAACCCTTATGGAGAACAAGAGGCTCTTGCTAGTTCCTGTATCTGTAGCTACGAAGATAACTGAGCAGGGATATAAGTACACAGCTAGGAGCTGTGCTAATCAGTGGATGCAGACCACTCAGCATGCCGATTTCATAGTCAGCCACCTGAAGCCGAAGACAGCGGCTATGCTCGGTATTAATGACGATTACGGGAGAGAGGGTCTCAAGATATGGGGGGATCGCGTGAAGGAGAAAGGTGTAAGGATCGTCGCTGAGGAGTACTTCGATGCCGGAACGACGGACTTCACCCCACAACTCTCGAAGATAAAGGCCGCTAACCCCGATGTGATATTCGTGGTCGCCAATATAAGGGATGCCGCCAACATACTCAAGCAGGCACATGAGATAGGGCTCTACAAGCAGTTCAGCATGTTAGGGGGCGTGACGAGTGAGGAGTTCCTTCAGTTGGCTGGGGATGATGCCATAGGACTTGTCCACGTTAGTTACTTCGAACCGACTTCCAAGAGACCAGCTGCTCAAGAGTTCGTTCAGAAGTTCGTCCAGAGGTGGAACAGGATGCCCGCTATGTATTCAGCAGGTGTCTGGGATGCTTTCATGACCTTGAAGTACGCTGTTGAGAAAGCTGGGACATGGGACGTCGATAAGGTTGCTGATGCAATAAGAACGATAAGGTTTGAGGGAGCGCAGGGAACGATTTACTACGATGAGAAGGGACAAGCTCAGACGAAAGTCCTCCTGGTACAGGTACAGAAGGTTGATGGTAAGCTGAAGAGGGTGATATTGTACCCGGAGTCGGACAAGGAGGGAGAGTACATACCTCCTGAAAGGCTCTGGGGTAGCTAA
- a CDS encoding zinc ribbon domain-containing protein has product MKARGTSKTCSGCGYHKDLRGAGTFRCPKCGLVVDRQRNAARNIWNLGCGESWVPPERGQAR; this is encoded by the coding sequence GTGAAAGCGAGGGGCACCTCGAAGACCTGCTCCGGATGCGGGTATCATAAAGACCTAAGGGGAGCGGGCACGTTCAGGTGTCCCAAGTGTGGACTCGTGGTCGACAGGCAGAGGAATGCGGCCAGGAACATCTGGAACTTAGGATGTGGGGAGTCATGGGTTCCCCCCGAAAGGGGTCAAGCTCGATGA